One Nocardia sp. BMG111209 DNA segment encodes these proteins:
- a CDS encoding AzlD domain-containing protein, giving the protein MNGPVVAGVAALSMGTYLIRFAGPMARRRMSVPARVTRLLEIGSVVLLTALAATLIVPAGGHRAGFALPAGVLVAGVLAWRRVPLIVVVLAAAATTALLRICGVP; this is encoded by the coding sequence ATGAACGGGCCGGTGGTCGCCGGGGTGGCCGCGCTCTCGATGGGGACGTACCTCATTCGGTTCGCGGGGCCGATGGCGCGGCGGCGCATGAGTGTTCCGGCGCGGGTCACGCGACTGCTGGAGATCGGCTCGGTCGTGCTGCTGACGGCCCTGGCCGCGACCCTGATCGTGCCGGCGGGCGGGCATCGGGCCGGATTCGCCCTTCCCGCGGGTGTTCTGGTCGCCGGTGTACTGGCGTGGCGGCGGGTGCCACTGATCGTGGTCGTACTCGCCGCGGCCGCAACGACTGCGCTGCTTCGCATCTGCGGAGTGCCCTGA